The DNA sequence GGCAGAAGTTCCTGCTCCTCGCCGGCTACGAGCCCGACTTCGCCTGGAACCAGTTCGCTCGCACGGTGCTCGACCTGGCCGCCGAGTTCGAGGTCTCCGGACTGAGCTGGGTGCATTCGATCGCGATGCCGGTCCCGCACACGCGCCCCATCGGCACGACCGTCAGCGGCAACCGCCGGGAGCTCACCGTCGCCCATTCGGTCTGGCGTCCGCGCACCCAGGTGCCCGCGACTGCGGGCCATCTCCTCGAGTTCCGGTTCGCCGAGCACGGCGACCGCGTCGTCGGATTCGTCCTGCTCGTGCCGCACTACCTCGCGGAGACCGAGAACCCGGATGCCGTCATCGCGGCCGCCGAGCGTCTCATGGCCGCCACGGGCCTCGTCATCATGCTCGACGAGGTGCAGGAGCGCCGCGAGGACTACCTGTCACGCGTCGACGAGCAGGTCGCGGGCAACGACGAGCTGCAGCAGATGGTGCACGGCCTCGAGCGGCGCTACGACGCGTACATGGCCGGCCGTGATCCCGAGGACGACTCGTACGACGAGGGTGGGTTCAACGAGCGCGACCTGCCGAGCGCCGACGAGCTGGCGGCCGAGCTCGAGCGCTATCTGGCCTCGCGCCCGACCGGCGACGACGACAAGAACGGGCGCGGCTGACCCTCGCGTCGACGGAGTTCGCCGGAATGCATCCGCATCCCCTCACGTGTGCGATACTAGGAGTCTGACCCGTTGTCAATCGATCTTTTCGGAGATCGGACTTGACAAGGGTCTTACTAGTGTCCGAAATGGCCCGGGGCTGCCAGCGGCCCCGTGAAAGGCGAAACGTGACTCCTGCCACGACCAAGAAAACCCGGACGAAGAAGAGCGCCGAGACTCCCGAGGTCGACGCCCAGGTCGAGGAGACGGCGGCCGAGAAGCCGGCGCCCAAGACCGCCGCACAGCGCGCCGCTGCCAAGCGCGCCCCCGCGAAGAAGAAGAAGTCGGACGACATCGTCGAAGAGGACGAGGCCCCCGTCGCCGGCGCGACCGACGAGGCGGACGAGGACGAAGAGGACTCGAAGCCGAAGTTCACCGAGCCGCTGCCGACCGGCGCGATCGTCATCTCGTCGAACGACGACGAGGACGTGCCGGTCTACTCCACGCAGATCACCGGTGCGACGGCCGACCCGGTCAAGGACTACCTGAAGCAGATCGGCAAGGTCGCGCTCCTGAACGCGGCCGAAGAGGTCGAGCTCGCGATGCGCATCGAGGCAGGTCTGTTCGCGGAGGAGAAGCTCTCCGCGATGTCGCCCGCCGAGAAGGCCGGTCAGCTCGGACTCGACCTGCAGTGGGTCGCCCGTGACGGCCAGCGCGCCAAGAGCCACCTGCTCGGCGCCAACCTCCGACTCGTCGTCTCGCTCGCTAAGCGCTACACCGGCCGTGGCATGCAGTTCCTGGATCTGATCCAGGAGGGCAACCTCGGTCTCATCCGCGCCGTCGAGAAGTTCGACTACACCAAGGGCTTCAAGTTCTCGACGTACGCGACCTGGTGGATCCGTCAGGCGATCACGCGCGCCATGGCCGACCAGGCCCGCACCATCCGCATCCCGGTGCACATGGTCGAGGTCATCAACAAGCTCGCCCGTGTGCAGCGGCAGATGCTCCAGGACCTGGGCCGCGAGCCCACTCCCGAGGAGCTCAGCCGCGAGCTCGACATGACGCCCGAGAAGGTCATCGAGGTGCAGAAGTACGGCCGAGAGCCGATCTCCCTGCACACCCCGCTCGGCGAGGACGGCGACAGCGAGTTCGGCGACCTGATCGAGGACACCGAAGCGGTCGTTCCGGCCGACGCGGTGGGCTTCACGATGCTGCAGCGTCAGCTCGAGCAGCTGCTCGATTCGCTGTCCGAGCGCGAGGCGGGCGTGATCCGCATGCGCTTCGGCCTCGGCGACGGACAGCCGAAGACGCTCGACCAGATCGGCGACACCTTCGGCGTGACCCGCGAGCGGATCCGTCAGATCGAGTCGAAGACCATGGCGAAGCTGCGCCACCCGAGCCGGTCGCAGTCGCTGCGGGACTACCTCGAGTGATGCAGGCGAACGACGGCAAGGCGCTCGAAGCGAGCGTCGACGGGAAGAAGTACGCCCGCATCCCGCTCAAGACCCGCGTGGTGATGCCCGACGACGATCTCGACGCCATCGTGACCGAGTACGCGAAGGACGCCGTGCAGCCGGGCGACCTGCTGTTCGTGACCGAGAAGATCGTCGCGATCACGCAGGGCCGCTCGTACCGCCTCGACGAGATCACGCCGCGCCCGCTGGCCCGGTTCCTGTCACGGTACGTGGTGCGGACGTCCTACGGCATCGGCCTCGGCATGCCGGAGACGATGGAGATGGCGCTCCGCGAGTGCGGCACGTTGCGCATCCTCTTCGCGGCTGGCGTCTCGGTCGTGACGAAGGCCTTCGGCCGACGCGGCGACTTCTATCGGGTCGCCGGCGACAAGGCGCGCGCGATCGACGGTCCGACCAAGAACACGATCCCTCCGTACAACGAGGCGGTCGTGCTCGGCCCGAAGAATCCCCGCGAGGTGGCCCAGCGACTGCAGAAGCTCGTCGGGGGCGCCGTCGACGTCGCGGTGGTCGACATCAACGACATCGGCGGGAACATCCTCGGATCGACGCTCGACAAGGCCGGTGAGCGCCGCCTCGTGCAGATCCTCGGCGACAACCCGCTGGGGCAGGCCCGGCAGTCCACACCCATGGGCATCGTCAGGGCGGTCTGACGACCGAGTCGCGAGAACCCGCTCGCCGACAGGCAGCACACGACGAAGGCCCGGATGCTCGGCATCCGGGCCTTCGTCGTGTCCGAGGCAGGTGGTCGGGTCAGAATCCGATCGCCGCGCGGTAGCGGGGCTTGTGTCCGGTGCGGATGCCGGTGACGCTGGGCTTGTTCTCGTAGACGCCGGCCCCCCAGTTGCCCTCGACGAGCACGGGGCCATCCGGAGTGACGACGACGTCCCATCCGACGTACTGCACCTGCGGGACGACGCGGGCCGCCTGGTCGACGAAGGCGCGCACCTGGTCCATCATGGGCAGCTGGAAGTCCGCGATCACGAAACCCGAGTCGGGGTGCGTGATGTGCACGTGACCGTGGGAGTCGTAGCCGGGGCCGACGGCGTGGCCGTCGTCGTCGAGCATCGTGTAGAAGCCGCCGAAGCTCATCTGGTCGCTGACGGCGCCGCGGCCGAACTTCTGCGCGATGGCCAGGATGTGCGTCTTCTCTCCGTCGAAGAAGGCGGTGACGCGAGTCGTGTTGACGGTTCCGGGGCAGACGGCTGCCAGGTCGGCGTGCTGACGGATGACCTCCTCGACGAGCACCTGCTTCTTCGACAGCAGCTCGGCGTGGAAGGCGTCCCAGTCGGTGACGTCGGCGGCGTGGTAGCGGTGCACGCCCGTGCCGGCCTGACCGTGGGTCTCCTTCACGACGATCGTGCCCTGGCGTTCGGCGAAGGCCCGGAGCTCGTCGGCGTTGCCCTCGGTGATCAGCATCCACTCGCGCTTCAGGAGAGCATCGAACTTCCCGTTGAACTCCGCCTTGTCGTGGAACAGGTGGCGGTAGTCGGGGTGGTCGTACTGCTGAGAGATCTGATTCGAGACCGGGTGCGTCATGTACGTGTCGCGCTCGGCCTTGGTGAGGATTGCGAAGTCGTAGTCGATGTAGTCCTGGAACCCGACGTTGTGGCGTCCGGCGGACCAGAGCATGTCGACCACCACGAGCGGCAGGGCCTTGCCGTGCTGCGCGGAGGCCTCCTTCGCGCGCTCGAGCACGGAGCCGACGTCGATGCGGCGCGCACGCTCCAGCAGGTAGCGGACACGGGGCACGGGGGAAAAGCGCGACATGGATCTCCAAGTTCTTCGGTCGCTTCCAGTCTACGGGCGGGCCACCCGGCAACCTGGCAGCCCGGAGTTAGGCTGGATGGGTGCGTGACTCGACTTCCAGCTCCCTCCCGCAGGCCGTGATCTCCCGATCGGCGTTGACGGCGGCAGCCTCGGAGGCCGTGTCGCGGGGAGGGCGCGTCGCCGATCTGCGGCGCGATGCCTGGGGTCACGGGATCGTCGGGGTCGCCCATGCCGTGGCGGCTGCCGGCGGCGCGGCCATGCTGGTGGATTCCGAGGCGGAGGTGCAGGCCTTGGCTCTCGAGGGCATCGAGGCTGTCACGTCGGGCGGCGTCGACATCGACGCTGGTCTGCTCTACGGGCTTCCCGACGAGGACGGCGCTCTGCGCACACGGCCCGTGATGCGCTTCGTGGCGCGCGTGCTCTCGACCAAGCCGCTCAAGGCGGGGGACGCCGTGTCATACGGCTACACCCATCGCGCGGCGTCCGACACCACGGCCGCTCTCGTCGCCGGCGGATACGCGCAGGGGATCGTGCGAGCGCTCGGGAACGCGGCGCACGTCGAGGTACGCGGCACCATGCGTCCCATCATCGGGCGCGTCGCGATGGACGTCTGCGTCGTCGACGTGGGGAACACGGACGGGGCCGCGACCGGCGATGAGGTGACCTACTTCGGCGGCTCGGGGCCCGCAGGTCCCAACCTGGCCCGGTGGAGATCCGTCACGGGCCTGTCGGCGGGGGAGCTGATCGCGGTCGCCGGTGCGCACGCGGGCCGGAGGTGGGAGGCATGAGTCGTCCGGAGCTGCGACTCTCGACCGACCGCCTGGCGTGGAACATCGCTGCGGTGCGCGACCGCATCGCCCCGTCCGAGCTCATGATGGTGCTGAAGGACGACGCATACGGGCACGGGCTGACCTGGGCCGTGGAGACCGGTCTCGCCGCCGGAGTCGACTGGTACGGCGCGTACGACGTGTGCAGTGGGGTACGGGTGCGGGAGATCCTCGGCAAGCACGGTCGCATCTTCGCGTGGGTGACGTCGATCGACGACGAGATCGACGAGGCGCTCCGCCACGACATCGACCTCGGTGTCGGTTCGACGGAGTACCTGTCGGCGGTCATCGCGCGGGCGACAGCGCTCGGCATCCGCGCGCGCATCCACCTGAAGATCGACACCGGACTGCATCGCAACGGCATGCTGCCGGAGGAGTGGGAGCAGACCATCGCGGACGTCCGCCGCGCGGAGTCCGACGGAGCGGTGGCGCTCGTCGGCATCTGGAGCCACCTCGCGGAGGCCAGCGACGAGGAGGACGACGACGCTCGCCGAGAATTCCTGCATGCCGTCGAGATCAGCGGTCGGTCCGGCGAGGTTCCGGACGCGCTGCATCTGACGGCATCGGCCGCTTCCTGGTGGCGGCCGGAGCTGCGGGGCACGGTGTCGCGCATCGGCGCGTTCTGCTACGGCATCCGCTCCGCCGACGGACCTGACCTCGAGGGCATCGCCCCCATCGCCGAGCTGGTCGCGACGGTGACGGAGGTGCGCGGTGACGAGGTCACTGTCGCGATCGGGTCCTTCGACGGCATCCCGTCGCTGCTCGCCGGTTCGGCGATCGGCACACCCGCCGGGGCGCGCACTCTCGTGCGCGTCGGCGAGACGAGCTCGATCGTCTCGGCCTGGCCCGGCGCGGCCGAGGGCGACCCGGTCTGGATCTTCGGCGCAGGCGACCATGGGGAGTCGAGTGCGACGACCCTGGCGGAGCGGATCGACACGGTCGGCGAGGAGATCCTCACACGCCTGACCTCTCGCATCCGCCGAGTCGTCGTGAAGTGAAGGGGTGCCGGGGCAGACAGAAGGAGCCCGTCACAGGACGGGCTCCGTGTCGACTCGTGCGGGGTCGGCGGATCAGACGGCGTCGATGAGACGCGAGGTCTCGTCGTGCCAGCTGGTGGCGACGCTGCGGAGCTTCTCCTCGTACTTGCGGCCGTGGTGCGCGCAGAAGAGAAGTTCGGAGCCGTTGACCTCGGCCGCGATGTAGGCCTGAGCGCCGCAGGAATCGCATCGATCCATGGCGGTCAGGCGGAACTCGACGGCGGAGGTCTCACGTTCGGTCGTTGCGTTCATCTTCGGTGCCTCCTAGGTGTCGGGTTCGCTGGTGGGCGTGATCAATACAACCACGCTGCACCTGTATGCATGCCCGGTTGACGGCGTGTTTCGCTCGGAGCGTACGCGCCGGTCGTGGACTGGACGCGGAGTGGTCGTGTATGGGGAGTGTCGAGCGGCCCGTGTCCGCCCCCGAGAATAGAATCGGAGATTGTGACCGCCGAGTATTCCGCCCATCATCTCCAGGTGCTCGAAGGCCTCGAGGCCGTCCGCAAGCGCCCTGGCATGTACATCGGGTCGAACGGCTCCCCGGGTCTCATGCACTGTCTGTGGGAGATCATCGACAACGCCGTCGACGAGGCCGTCGCCGGGAACGGGTCCAAGATCGACCTGATCCTCCATGACGACGGCAGCGTCGAGGTTCACGACCGGGGCCGCGGCATCCCCGTCGACGTCGAGCCCCGCACCGGACTGACCGGCGTCGAGGTCGTCTACACGAAGCTGCACGCGGGCGGGAAGTTCGGCGGCGGCTCGTACGCGGCATCCGGCGGTCTGCACGGTGTCGGCGCATCCGTCGTGAACGCGCTCTCGGAGCGTCTCGACGTCGAGGTCGACCGAGGCGGCAAGACGTATGCGATGTCGTTCCACCGCGGCGAGCCAGGCATCTTCGCCGACAAGGGGGAGAAGCGCCCCGACGCCCCCTTCACCCCGTTCGAGCAGAAGAGCGAGCTGCGGGTCATCGGGAAGGTCCCGCGCGGCGTCACCGGAACGCGTGTGCGCTACTGGGCCGACCGGCAGATCTTCACGAAGGATGCGGCGTTCCAGCTGGGCGAGCTCGAGACGCGTGCCCGCCAGACGGCGTTCCTCGTGCCCGGCCTCGAGATCGTCGTGCGCGACGGCCGTGCCGCCGGTACTCCCGTCGAGGGAGAGAGCGCCCCCGAGGCGACCGTGAACGAGACGTCGTACCTGTACGAGGGAGGCATCTCGGAGTTCGTCGAGTACCTCGCGACCGATGCGCCGGTCACCGACACCTGGCGCATCCAGGGCGAGGGCACGTTCACCGAGACCGTGCCCGTGCTGCAGGCCGACGGGCACATGGTCGCGACCGAGGTCGAGCGCGTGTGCGCGGTCGACATCGCGATGCGCTGGGGCACCGGCTATGACACGATCACCCGCTCCTTCGTCAACATCATCTCCACGCCCAAGGGCGGCACGCACCAGCAGGGTTTCGAGCAGGAGCTGCTCAAGGCGCTGCGCGCTCAGGTCGAGCAGAACGCGCGTCGGCTCAAGGTGGGCAGCAACGACAAGCTGGAGAAGGACGACGTGCTCGCCGGACTCACCGCGGTGCTCACCGTGAACGTCCCCGAGCCGCAGTTCGAAGGACAGACCAAAGAGGTGCTCGGCACGCCGGCGGTCCGTCAGATCGTGGCACAGGTGATCCGCAAGGACCTCGCGGCACGCTTCTCGTCGACCAAGCGCGACGACAAGAGCCAGGCCACGCAGTTGCTCGACAAGATCGTCGCGGAGATGAAGGCGCGCGTCTCGGCCCGTGCTCACAAGGAGACGCAGCGACGCAAGAACGCCCTCGAGTCCTCGACCCTGCCGACCAAACTCGTCGACTGCCGCACGAACGACGTGGAGCGCAGCGAGCTGTTCATCGTCGAAGGCGACTCGGCTCTCGGAACCGCGAAGAACGCGCGGAACAGCGAGTTCCAGGCGCTGCTGCCGATCCGCGGAAAGATCCTCAACGTGCAGAAGGCATCGGTGGGCGACATGCTGTCGAACACCGAGTGCGCGTCGATCATCCAGGTCATCGGCGCCGGATCGGGCCGGAGCTTCGACATCGACGCCGCGCGCTACGGCAAGATCATCCTGATGAGCGACGCCGACGTCGACGGCGCGCACATCCGCACCCTGCTCCTGACGCTGTTCTACCGCTACATGCGACCGCTCATCGAGCACGGCCGCGTCTTCGCGGCGGTGCCGCCGCTGCACCGCGTGATCGTCATCAATCCCGGCTCGAAGCCGAACGAGACGATCTACACCTACAGCGAGCAGGAGATGCACGCGCTCCTCGCCAAGCTCCGCAAGGCGGGCAAGCGGTGGCACGAACCGATCCAGCGCTACAAGGGCCTCGGCGAGATGGATGCCGAGCAGCTGGCGTCGACGACCATGGATCGCGGCGGACGGCTGTTGCGCCGGGTGCGCATGGAGGATGCCGAGGCCGCCGGACGCGTGTTCGAGCTGCTAATGGGCAACGAGGTCGCACCACGGCGCGAGTTCATCATCGACTCGTCGGATCGGCTGTCTCGCGAGTCGATCGACGCCTGATCGCGGACCGGTAGACCTCGACCAGCGCGTCGCGGTGCGTGGTCTGCGCCACGCTCTCGCGCTGCGCGACGGCTGCGCGGCTCAGCGCGGTGATCCGAGTCGGATCGTCGCGAAGCGCCGAGAGCGCGGCGCTCAGTCCCGCGGCATCCGGTGTCTCGGTGACGATTCCCGCGCCCGCCGGAAACGTCTCGACGAGGTCGGGGTCGGTGACGATGACGGGGAGACCGGATGCGACGGCTTCGAGGATCACCATCGGCTGATTGTCGAAGTCGAGCGAGCTGGAGACCAGCACGTGCGCATCGCGCATGGCTTCCAGGACCAGGGACTGGGGCGCGGCGCCGTGAACCGTCAGACGGTCGTCGTCGAGGCGGGCGGCTGAGCGCGCCACCGACGCTCGGGCGATTCCGTCGCCGAACATGTGCGCCACGATGCCTGGCGTCGTCCGGACGGCCTCGACGAACACGTCCGGACGCTTCTCCGGCGACAGACGACCGCACCACATCACCCGCAGAGGCCCGTCGGCAGCGGGCTCGCGGACGGCGGGCGCGCCGACGGCATCCAGAACCGTGTCCTCGAGCCCGTTGGAGAGTACGGTCAGCGGCGTGCTGACGCCCTGCGCGACGAGCTTCTCGGCGAAGTGCGCGGACGGGACGATGACGTGGTCGGCGTGATTGGCCTGACTCGCCATCAGACGCCACATGCGCCTGGCCTGGCGTGTGCGGGCGTACGGTGCTCCCGCATCGATCGCCGCGCGGTCGTGCGGCATCCGGCGGCGATGCAGGGCCGCGAGCAGCGCGGTCGTGACAGACGGCAGGGGCAGCACGGAGCGCGTGTACACGTCGATGCGACCGTGCATCGTCTGCACGACGGGGACGCCGAGATCCTGCGCCGCCTCGAACCCCGCCAGCGCGGCGAACATCTCGGTGTGCACGTGGACCACGTCCACGCGGAGGTCGCGCAGAGCGTCGCGCACGGCGGTCGCCGCCGCGGTGGGCGGCCATGTGAACGGGTATCCGTCCGGTGCGAATCCGCGAGCCGTCGGAAGCCGGATGATCCGGGGGTCCGTGCTCGCGGCCGCCAGGGGCGCGAGCACGAAGACCTCGTGGCCCGCCTGCTCCAGAGCCTCACGATGGGCCTTGATGACGGTCTGCACGCCGCCGAGTGTCGGCAGGTAGTAGTCGGTCACCATGGCGATGCGCACTCGACCACAATAGGGCCGCTAGGGTGAGGGTCATGTCCGGAGCCCGTGTGCTGGTGACGGGGGCGACGGGGTTCCTCGGCGGCCACGTCGTGCGCGATCTGCAGGATCACGGGTTCGAGGTGTTCGCCGCCGGACGGAACACGGCGCGGCTCGGCGAACTCGTCGATGACCGCCATCGCGTGCCGGGAGATCTCGCTTCGCTGAGATCGCGGGAACTGCCGGTGGATGCCGTCATCCACTGTGCTGCGCTGTCGACGCCGTGGGGGCGGTGGGCGGACTTCCGCGAGGCGAACGTCGTCGGCACCGCGCACGTGGCGGATTTCGCCCGGCGCAACGGGGTACGACGGGTCGTTCACGTATCGTCGCCGAGCGTCTACGCCGCCGCGCGTGACCGGGTGGGCATCGTCGAGGACGACGTCGCCACGGGAAACCGTCTGAACGGCTACATCCGCTCGAAGATCGCCGCCGAGGGACTGCTGCAGGAGGCGCGGCGTCGTGGCGCGCTGCCCGAGCTCGTGATCGTGCGTCCGCGAGGACTCATCGGCGTCGGCGACCCCAGCCTGGTCCCTCGACTGCTCGACGTGCACGCCCGGATCGGGGTGCCGCTCTTCGGCGGAGGAGCGAACCTCATCGACATCACCGCCGTGCAGAACGTCGCGGCGGCGCTTCGGCTGGCCCTGGCCGCGGGCGATGCGGCCGGAGGCGTCTACAACATCACGAACGGGGAGCCCCGGCCGTTCCGAGATCTCCTCGAACGACTGCTCACGCTCATGGGGGAGCAGCCCCGGTTCCGCTCCGCGAACCGACGGGTCGCCTGGGCGGCGGCCGCCTCCCTCGAAGCCCTCTGCCGCGCGCTCCCCGGAAGCCCGGAGCCGCCACTGACCCGGTACACGCTGAGCACGATCGCCTACACGCAGACGCTCGACATCTCCCGTGCCGTGCGGGATCTCGGCTACGCACCGACCGTCACGCTGGACGATGCCCTCGCGGCGGTCGCCGCCGACCTGCGGGGTCACGGATGAACCGCCGTCTGCGGCACTACGCCTGCGGCAGCACGTCGCATGACCTGGCGTCGATGTTCCATGGCGCACCCCGTGAGCGGCGTCGATTCCCGTCCGGGGTCTTCCTCTACGACGGCGCGGACGGCCGACGCGTCCTGTTCGACACGGGCTACGCCACCGGGGAATGGCGGACCGGCTGGCGTGGCGCCGTGTATCGGAGGCTCCTGCCGCCGCACGTCGACGACGAGGACGATGTGGCTTCCCGGTTGCGTCAGGACGGTGTCGACCCGGCATCGGTGACGCACGTCGTTCTGTCCCATCTGCATCCCGACCACGTGGGCGGCGTCCGCCGATTCCCCGGTGCGACGTTCGTCCTGAGCGAGGGGCTGCAGCGCACGCTCGCCGCTCCGACACTGCGCAGCGGCATCCTGACCGGTCTGCTGCCCGAGTGGTTCGGCGACACCGCCATGCGTGTTCTCCGCGACGAGGAGTTCTCGCTCCGGACCGTCCGCGGTGTCGAGGTCGCAGCGGTCGATCTGTTCGGTGACGGCGGCTATCTCATCGTCGATCTCCCCGGCCACGCCGACGGGCACCTGGGAGCGCTCGTCGATGACAGGGTGCTGCTCGCGGGGGACGCCGCGTGGGGGAGCGACCTGCTCGAGGAGGTGCAGCGTCTGCGCGCGGTGCCGCGGGCGGTGCAGTTCGACGCCGACGCGTATCTCCGCACGGCGCACACCGTCTCCCTCCTCGCCGATGCCGGCGTCCGTGTCGTGTGCAGTCATGATCCCGTCCGCGAGAGAGACCTGCTGAGCTGATGTCGACCCTCCGCATCCTGAGAGAGTTCGCTGCCGTGCGCTGGTTCAGACCGCTGCGCTCGCGTCGGGCGGTCGCGCGCCGTCAGCGTCGTCTGCTGCGGCGACACGTCCGGTTCCTCCGACGGCGGTCGCCGTACTTCCGAGAACTGCTCGCCGACGCCGAGTTCGACCGGCTCCCGCTGATGGACAAGCGCATCATGATGGCGCAGTTCGATCGCATGAACACCGTCGGAGCGAACAAGGAGCAGGCGCTGGAGCTCGCGATCGCGAACGAGCGCTCGCGAGACTTCGACGCCGATCTGGGGGCCAACTCGGTCGGACTCTCCAGCGGCACGAGCGGTCATCGCGGACTCTTCGTGGTGAGCCCCGCAGAACGTGACGCCTGGGTGGGCACCGTGCTCGCTCGCACGCTGCCCCGGGGCGACCTGCTCGGGCATCGCATCGCGCTCTTCCTCCGCGCGGACAACTCCCTGTACGAATCCGTGGGATCGCGCGCTGTCTCCTTCCGCTACTTCGACGTCTACGCGGACATGTCCGAGAACGTCGCGCGGCTGCAGGAGTACCGACCGACCATCCTCGTCGCGCCGCCCTCCGTGCTGCGCGTGATCGCGAAGGCAGCGGAAACAGGGGACTTCGACGTCGTACCGAAGAAGGTCTACGCGGTCGCGGAGGTGCTCGAGCTCGCCGACGCCGACCGGATCCGTGCGGCTCTCGGGCAGCCGCTCCTGCATCAGCTCTATCAGTGCACCG is a window from the Microbacterium sp. LWO14-1.2 genome containing:
- a CDS encoding F390 synthetase-related protein; translated protein: MSTLRILREFAAVRWFRPLRSRRAVARRQRRLLRRHVRFLRRRSPYFRELLADAEFDRLPLMDKRIMMAQFDRMNTVGANKEQALELAIANERSRDFDADLGANSVGLSSGTSGHRGLFVVSPAERDAWVGTVLARTLPRGDLLGHRIALFLRADNSLYESVGSRAVSFRYFDVYADMSENVARLQEYRPTILVAPPSVLRVIAKAAETGDFDVVPKKVYAVAEVLELADADRIRAALGQPLLHQLYQCTEGFLAHTCERGVIHLNEDSVLFEREALDAERFVPIVTDLRRRAQPIVRYRLGDVLRAKSEPCACGSALAAIDRIEGREGDTLLFRGSDGRPVPVFADVVARALLFADGFDEYRVVQTAASRLEIALDVVDDRSRRSVGAEVAGLADRLGCERPEVVFVPYTHDASVKLRRVVRDWGEGRP
- a CDS encoding MBL fold metallo-hydrolase; translated protein: MNRRLRHYACGSTSHDLASMFHGAPRERRRFPSGVFLYDGADGRRVLFDTGYATGEWRTGWRGAVYRRLLPPHVDDEDDVASRLRQDGVDPASVTHVVLSHLHPDHVGGVRRFPGATFVLSEGLQRTLAAPTLRSGILTGLLPEWFGDTAMRVLRDEEFSLRTVRGVEVAAVDLFGDGGYLIVDLPGHADGHLGALVDDRVLLAGDAAWGSDLLEEVQRLRAVPRAVQFDADAYLRTAHTVSLLADAGVRVVCSHDPVRERDLLS